One genomic segment of Streptomyces sp. RerS4 includes these proteins:
- a CDS encoding GPR1/FUN34/YaaH family transporter, giving the protein MTRITLRPIASPMPLGFFTVAIASVMTGCLQLGILEAPERRAVALCVLPAFALQFLVSILAFGARDVIAATLMGTFAGSWLAYALVMGTGAAGGPKVLGVFNLAFLCFGALMAAVTRPKRALWFVLVVSLPRWAATGLAGLTGEQWLTQTAGALGLVVGLVATYAAFALMLEDMRGEEVLPIGRSGPAHHAVEGDLSVQLRNLERHAGVRRTL; this is encoded by the coding sequence ATGACCCGGATCACCCTGCGTCCCATCGCCTCGCCGATGCCGCTCGGTTTCTTCACCGTGGCGATCGCGTCCGTGATGACGGGCTGTCTGCAACTCGGGATCCTGGAGGCCCCCGAGCGCCGGGCCGTCGCCCTGTGCGTGCTGCCCGCCTTCGCCTTGCAGTTCCTCGTGAGCATCCTGGCGTTCGGGGCCCGCGACGTGATCGCGGCGACGCTCATGGGCACCTTCGCCGGCAGTTGGCTGGCGTACGCGCTGGTCATGGGCACCGGCGCGGCCGGGGGGCCGAAGGTCCTCGGCGTGTTCAACCTGGCGTTCCTGTGCTTCGGTGCGCTGATGGCGGCCGTGACCCGGCCCAAACGCGCGCTGTGGTTCGTCCTGGTGGTCTCCCTGCCCCGCTGGGCGGCCACCGGCCTGGCCGGGCTGACCGGTGAGCAATGGCTGACGCAAACGGCCGGGGCCCTCGGCCTCGTGGTGGGCCTCGTGGCCACGTACGCGGCGTTCGCGCTGATGCTGGAGGACATGCGCGGCGAGGAGGTGCTCCCGATCGGCCGCAGCGGCCCGGCCCACCACGCGGTCGAGGGCGATCTGTCCGTGCAGTTGCGCAATCTGGAACGCCACGCGGGTGTACGCCGCACCCTGTGA
- a CDS encoding LLM class F420-dependent oxidoreductase, with translation MRIGYTMMTEQAGPRELVDHVVGAERAGFDFSVISDHYFPWLDSQGHAPYAWSVLGAAAQATTRIPLMTYVTCPTFRYHPTVVAQKAATTQLLSGGRFRLGLGSGENLNEHVIGAGWPAAHVRLDMLEEAVEIIRALLAGHTVNHHGAHYDVENARLWDLPDDPPPIGIAASGPRSCEIAGRHADLLVAVEPERDLVTAFADRGGSGKPCVGQLAVCHDPDRETALRRAHDQFRWSLGGWKVNSELPGPAGFAQATRTVRPEDVAEAVPCGDDVEAFVEAAKAYAEAGFTELALVQIGGEHQESFLDWSRRSLLPALREL, from the coding sequence ATGCGTATCGGATACACGATGATGACCGAGCAGGCCGGCCCCCGGGAACTCGTCGACCACGTCGTCGGCGCCGAGCGGGCGGGCTTCGATTTCTCCGTGATCTCGGACCACTACTTCCCCTGGCTGGACTCCCAAGGGCACGCGCCCTACGCCTGGAGCGTCCTGGGCGCCGCCGCGCAGGCCACCACCCGCATCCCGCTCATGACGTACGTGACCTGCCCGACGTTCCGCTACCACCCCACGGTGGTCGCGCAGAAGGCCGCGACGACGCAGCTCCTCTCCGGCGGCCGCTTCCGCCTGGGCCTGGGTTCCGGCGAGAACCTGAACGAGCACGTCATCGGCGCGGGCTGGCCCGCCGCGCACGTCCGCCTGGACATGCTCGAAGAGGCGGTGGAGATCATCCGCGCCCTCCTGGCCGGCCACACCGTCAACCACCACGGCGCGCACTACGACGTCGAGAACGCCCGCCTGTGGGACCTCCCCGACGATCCCCCGCCGATCGGCATCGCCGCCTCCGGGCCGCGCTCCTGCGAGATCGCCGGCCGCCACGCGGACCTCCTCGTCGCCGTCGAGCCGGAGCGCGACCTCGTGACCGCCTTCGCCGACCGGGGCGGCTCCGGCAAACCGTGCGTCGGACAGCTCGCCGTCTGCCACGACCCCGACCGCGAGACGGCCCTGCGACGGGCCCACGACCAGTTCCGCTGGTCGCTCGGCGGGTGGAAGGTCAACTCCGAGCTCCCCGGCCCGGCCGGCTTCGCGCAGGCGACCCGCACCGTGCGCCCCGAAGACGTCGCGGAGGCCGTGCCCTGTGGCGACGACGTGGAGGCGTTCGTCGAGGCCGCGAAGGCCTACGCCGAGGCGGGCTTCACCGAACTCGCGCTGGTCCAGATCGGCGGGGAGCACCAGGAGTCCTTCCTCGACTGGTCGCGGCGCTCCCTGCTGCCCGCCCTGCGCGAACTCTGA
- a CDS encoding amidohydrolase, whose translation MSGTTSMPVAGIRPASDDAGAADLVVRNAKVFTGDPARPEARAVAVRDGRVAAVGDDDHDLAGLVGPATRVVDALGRRVVPGLNDSHLHVIRGGLNYVLELRWDGVRSLRQALAMLREQAGRTPKGQWIRVVGGWTAEQFAERRMPTVAELNAAAPDTPVFVLHLYQSALMNRAAVRAAGYTRETPDPRGGQIVRGRDGEPTGVLLAAPGALLLYSTLAKAPALDEADRRTSTIHFLRELNRFGLTSALDAAGGFQNFPDNYATVIDLARSGELSLRIAYYLFPQTAGQELADLRRWTETVRPGDGDEWLRLAGAGENLTWAAADFENFAEPRPALDADYEVEFEQAVRLLAENGWGFRLHATYDETIRRDLAVFEKLAAQGLFPAGNRWLFDHAETVSDHSLDRIAALGGAVSVQNRMSFQGTAFLDRYGAEVTARTPPVRAMLERGLTVAAGTDATRVSSYNPWVALHWLVTGRTVGGTALYPAANRLSREGALDLYTRGGARLTGEEDVKGILREGYYADLAILSQDYFTVPEAAIPDIESVLTVVGGRVVHAEAEYAGLDEAAPPISPAWSPVAHFGGYAAGGARQADAMAEAVAESERHRQWRAARVGAVPGPVASDPVDPCFTH comes from the coding sequence ATGAGCGGGACGACGAGCATGCCCGTGGCCGGCATACGCCCGGCCTCGGACGACGCCGGCGCCGCCGACCTCGTCGTCCGCAACGCCAAGGTGTTCACCGGGGACCCGGCCCGACCCGAGGCCCGCGCCGTCGCCGTCCGCGACGGCCGGGTCGCGGCCGTGGGCGACGACGACCACGACCTCGCCGGGCTCGTCGGCCCCGCCACGCGGGTCGTCGACGCGCTCGGCCGCCGCGTGGTCCCGGGGCTCAACGACTCGCACCTGCACGTCATCCGCGGCGGCCTGAACTACGTGCTGGAGCTGCGCTGGGACGGCGTACGCAGTCTGCGTCAGGCCCTCGCGATGCTGCGCGAGCAGGCCGGGCGCACCCCCAAGGGCCAGTGGATCCGGGTCGTCGGCGGCTGGACGGCCGAGCAGTTCGCGGAGCGTCGGATGCCGACGGTCGCCGAGCTGAACGCCGCCGCGCCCGACACGCCGGTCTTCGTCCTGCACCTGTACCAGTCGGCCCTGATGAACCGGGCCGCCGTACGGGCCGCCGGGTACACCCGCGAGACCCCCGACCCGCGCGGCGGGCAGATCGTCCGGGGTCGGGACGGGGAGCCGACCGGGGTGCTGTTGGCGGCGCCGGGCGCCCTGCTGCTCTACTCCACCCTCGCGAAGGCCCCGGCCCTGGACGAGGCCGACCGGCGCACCTCCACGATCCACTTCCTGCGGGAGCTCAACCGCTTCGGCCTCACCTCGGCACTCGACGCCGCCGGCGGCTTCCAGAACTTCCCCGACAACTACGCGACGGTCATCGACCTGGCCCGCTCGGGCGAACTCTCGCTGCGCATCGCCTACTACCTCTTCCCGCAGACCGCCGGGCAGGAGCTCGCCGACCTCAGGCGTTGGACGGAGACGGTCCGGCCCGGGGACGGCGACGAGTGGCTGCGCCTGGCCGGCGCCGGTGAGAACCTGACCTGGGCCGCCGCCGACTTCGAGAACTTCGCCGAGCCGCGGCCGGCGCTCGACGCCGATTACGAGGTCGAGTTCGAACAGGCGGTCCGGTTGCTGGCCGAGAACGGCTGGGGCTTTCGACTGCACGCCACCTACGACGAGACCATCCGCCGTGATCTGGCGGTCTTCGAGAAGCTCGCGGCGCAGGGGCTCTTCCCCGCCGGCAACCGGTGGCTGTTCGACCACGCGGAGACCGTCTCCGACCACAGCCTGGACCGTATCGCCGCCCTCGGCGGCGCCGTGTCCGTGCAGAACCGGATGTCCTTCCAGGGCACCGCCTTCCTCGACCGGTACGGGGCCGAGGTCACGGCCCGCACGCCGCCGGTGCGGGCCATGCTGGAGCGGGGCCTGACGGTGGCCGCCGGGACGGACGCCACGCGCGTGTCCTCGTACAACCCGTGGGTGGCGCTGCACTGGCTGGTGACGGGACGCACCGTCGGCGGTACGGCGCTCTACCCGGCCGCGAACCGGCTCAGCCGGGAGGGCGCGCTCGATCTGTACACGCGGGGCGGGGCGCGACTGACGGGCGAGGAAGACGTCAAGGGGATCCTGCGGGAGGGGTATTACGCCGATCTCGCGATCCTGTCGCAGGACTACTTCACCGTGCCCGAGGCGGCCATCCCCGACATCGAGTCGGTGCTGACGGTGGTCGGCGGGCGCGTCGTCCACGCGGAGGCGGAGTACGCGGGCCTGGACGAGGCCGCCCCGCCGATCAGCCCGGCGTGGAGCCCCGTGGCCCACTTCGGCGGGTACGCCGCCGGTGGGGCGCGTCAGGCCGACGCGATGGCCGAGGCCGTCGCGGAGTCGGAGCGGCACCGCCAGTGGCGTGCCGCCCGGGTCGGCGCCGTGCCCGGACCGGTCGCCTCGGATCCCGTCGACCCGTGCTTCACGCACTGA
- a CDS encoding GDP-mannose 4,6-dehydratase: protein MTSAPLAAVTGAEGFIGSHLTEALVARGYRVRAMAQYNSFSSYGWLETLAPDVLDQVEIVLGDVRDPGSVRGLLEGAEAAYHLAALIAIPYSYRAPHSYVDTNVTGTLNVLEAVRALGTPRLVHTSTSETYGTARTVPITEDHPINTQSPYAASKAGGDRLADSYHASFDTPVVTLRPFNTYGPRQSMRAVIPTVIGQVAAGERVITLGDLRPTRDFSFVKDTAQAFLAVGTAPAERVVGRTFNSGTGEEISVADLVTLIGKVMDVPIEVREDGERLRPAASEVMRLVADASRLTAATGWEPAHTLEQGLARTVEFFRDPAHLARYKTGIYNI, encoded by the coding sequence TTGACCTCCGCACCGCTCGCCGCCGTCACCGGAGCCGAGGGCTTCATCGGCTCCCACCTCACCGAGGCCCTGGTCGCCCGCGGCTACCGGGTCCGGGCCATGGCCCAGTACAACTCCTTCTCGTCGTACGGATGGCTGGAGACCCTGGCCCCGGACGTCCTCGACCAGGTCGAGATCGTCCTCGGCGACGTCCGGGACCCCGGCTCGGTCCGCGGTCTCCTCGAAGGCGCGGAGGCCGCCTACCACTTGGCCGCGCTCATCGCGATCCCGTACTCGTACCGGGCGCCGCACAGCTACGTCGACACCAACGTCACCGGCACCCTCAACGTGCTGGAGGCCGTCCGCGCGCTCGGCACGCCGCGCCTCGTGCACACCTCCACGAGCGAGACGTACGGGACCGCCCGGACGGTGCCGATCACCGAGGACCACCCCATCAACACCCAGTCCCCGTACGCCGCTTCGAAGGCAGGCGGGGACCGGCTGGCCGACAGCTACCACGCGAGCTTCGACACGCCCGTGGTGACGCTGCGGCCGTTCAACACGTACGGCCCGCGCCAGTCGATGCGCGCGGTCATCCCCACCGTCATCGGCCAGGTGGCGGCCGGGGAGCGGGTCATCACCCTCGGGGACCTGCGGCCCACCCGTGACTTCAGCTTCGTCAAGGACACCGCGCAGGCCTTCCTCGCCGTGGGCACCGCGCCCGCCGAGCGGGTCGTGGGCCGGACCTTCAACTCCGGCACCGGCGAGGAGATCTCGGTCGCGGACCTGGTCACGCTGATCGGCAAGGTCATGGACGTCCCGATCGAGGTGCGCGAGGACGGCGAACGGCTGCGGCCCGCCGCCTCCGAGGTGATGCGGCTGGTCGCCGACGCGAGCCGGCTCACCGCCGCCACCGGCTGGGAGCCGGCGCACACCCTGGAGCAAGGCCTCGCGCGGACGGTCGAGTTCTTCCGCGATCCGGCCCACCTGGCCCGCTACAAGACCGGCATCTACAACATCTGA
- a CDS encoding DoxX family membrane protein → MDTGLLVLRLLVGLLIAGHGVQKISSHLGGKGLDGGTREFRADGFRGGAVTALAAGGGQIGSGLLLAAGLLTPLAATGAIGVMTVALTVKWHNGLWVQNDGYEYPLVLIGTAAALAATGPGAWSLDRALGLTPYPLWWTALVLAAGVGSGLLTRLVLHRAPAA, encoded by the coding sequence TTGGACACCGGCCTGCTGGTCCTGCGGCTGCTGGTGGGTCTACTCATCGCCGGCCACGGGGTGCAGAAGATCAGCTCACACCTCGGCGGCAAGGGACTCGACGGCGGAACGCGGGAGTTCCGCGCGGACGGCTTCCGGGGCGGCGCCGTCACCGCCCTCGCGGCAGGCGGCGGCCAGATCGGCTCAGGGCTGCTGCTGGCGGCCGGACTGCTGACCCCGCTCGCCGCGACCGGCGCCATCGGGGTCATGACCGTCGCCCTCACCGTGAAGTGGCACAACGGCCTCTGGGTGCAGAACGACGGCTACGAGTACCCCCTCGTCCTGATCGGCACCGCCGCCGCCCTCGCGGCCACCGGCCCCGGGGCCTGGTCCCTGGACCGGGCGCTGGGTCTGACGCCGTACCCCCTGTGGTGGACGGCCCTGGTGCTCGCGGCCGGAGTCGGCAGCGGGCTGCTGACCCGGCTCGTCCTGCACCGCGCCCCGGCCGCGTAG
- a CDS encoding alpha/beta hydrolase, producing the protein MSNPPILEPAARAFADATAKPPFLYEIPVAEGRKAVNDVQGGDGVVLPPVDEEWVTVPGGPTGEVRTRVVRPRGAAGPLPVILYVHGAGWVFGNAHTHDRLVRELAVGVGAAVVFPEYDLSPEARYPVAVEQSYAVARWIGDEGPANGLDGGRIAVAGDSVGGNMSAALTLLAKERGDVRFVQQVLFYPVTDASFDTESYRRFAEGYFLRRDAMRWFWDQYTTDTAERARATASPLRATTEQLTGLPPALVITAEADVLRDEGEAYAARLREAGVPVTSLRVLGTIHDFVMLNALRDTNAARLAIGVAVDTLRGALA; encoded by the coding sequence TTGTCGAACCCCCCGATCCTGGAGCCCGCCGCCAGGGCCTTCGCCGACGCGACCGCGAAGCCGCCGTTCCTCTACGAGATCCCCGTCGCCGAGGGCCGCAAGGCCGTGAACGACGTGCAGGGCGGCGACGGCGTCGTCCTGCCGCCCGTCGACGAGGAATGGGTGACCGTCCCCGGTGGCCCCACCGGCGAGGTCCGCACCCGCGTCGTCCGCCCGCGCGGCGCCGCCGGCCCGCTGCCGGTGATCCTCTACGTCCACGGCGCGGGGTGGGTCTTCGGCAACGCCCACACCCACGACCGCCTCGTGCGCGAACTGGCCGTCGGGGTCGGCGCGGCCGTGGTCTTCCCCGAGTACGACCTCTCCCCCGAGGCCCGCTACCCCGTCGCCGTCGAGCAGAGCTACGCCGTCGCGCGGTGGATCGGCGACGAGGGCCCCGCCAACGGCCTCGACGGCGGCCGGATCGCCGTCGCCGGCGACTCGGTCGGCGGCAACATGAGCGCCGCCCTCACCCTCCTGGCCAAGGAGCGCGGCGACGTCCGCTTCGTCCAACAGGTGCTGTTCTACCCGGTGACCGACGCGTCGTTCGACACCGAGTCCTACCGGCGGTTCGCCGAGGGCTACTTCCTGCGCCGCGACGCCATGCGCTGGTTCTGGGACCAGTACACGACGGACACGGCCGAGCGCGCCCGGGCCACCGCCTCGCCGCTGCGCGCCACCACCGAGCAACTCACCGGGCTGCCGCCCGCCCTGGTCATCACCGCCGAGGCCGACGTGCTGCGCGACGAGGGCGAGGCGTACGCGGCCCGGCTGCGGGAGGCCGGCGTCCCCGTCACCTCGCTGCGCGTGCTGGGCACCATCCACGACTTCGTGATGCTGAACGCGCTGCGCGACACGAACGCGGCGCGGCTCGCCATCGGGGTCGCCGTCGACACCCTGCGCGGGGCCCTGGCATGA
- the pelF gene encoding GT4 family glycosyltransferase PelF — protein MKRRIRTAVLSVGALIATLGLPAGTAHADTTTPRVDLRVLVVTDGGPAVQAITAELDSTGTPYTRIDLTRPDRPTIDPAFLADTVDGRPRAKYQAVVLPNDNPFAAGSAEMSALTAYEQAYAIPQVDAYTYARPQVGLQYFVPGGYAGSVDGVRAAVTPAGRSGPFGYLEGAVPFEDNSPLVGESYAYLAQPAPGADFTPYVDAPIPGTSRRGSLVGEYRHDGRRELVVTFVYNRYQQQYRLLARGIVEWMTGGVHLGASRHHFAVHVDDVFAADDRWDTRLNCTPGDVDCAAGTGTPAPIRMTAADAERAKSWQEGRGFTLDMVYNGAGSLDQREDHGGVDELADRLHADRDRFRWINHTYTHAFLGCEQDTGVVPWRCATHADGATKWVGRTAIDDEIILNRVWGQSFGLPLHDDELVTGEHSGMAVLPQQPQDNPNLALSLTGNGIKWLAADSSRDPEQRQVGSASTVARYPVNVYYNVGKATEAVDEYNWIYTSRAQGGSGICEDHADTTTCLPAPLDTATGYAAHIVPSEIRTALGHVLAGDPKPHFIHQSNLAEERLAYPVLNGVIDGYHALFAADTPLVNQRMKDTGVELQRRAAWKAALQAGRVTAYRIGDTVTVTAPSGLDITATLPTGTRLGDAAGATYGSPYAGKVSGWTTAAGTPLTLALPASAPAARPPWSRRARRRPACPPRAPASPRPYASTPRSPPGAETAYARSRPRPHAAGAGPTIPTHRPWSTPMYVHHGARRPGATRVTLLTEGTYPHSHGGVSVWCDQLVQGMPDIDFDVVAVTGTGREPVVWDLPGHVLGVRSVPMWGAPPAGRAPRGRALRRLSTAYERFLTSLLDSCAEAAFAPALYTMAHAAADGALSPFLRGDRGVAILASVWNRPGLAVREARPSLRDALTATSLLEHALRPLSAPPPDHGVAHAVSGGVAVLPGLAALERHDVPLLLTEHGVYLRERYLGYRTAPYRWPVKAVVLGFFRLLAEESYRRAALITPGNRYNRLWEEQGGADPRSIRTVYNGVDPAAFPPAGPEPDVPTLSWAGRVDPIKDLETLIRAFALVRARIPEARLRLFGGTPRGGEAYRERCEALARELGHADAVTFEGRVDDIKDAYAAGNVVMLSSISEGFPFTLIEAMSCGRATVSTDVGGVREAVGETGLVVPPRDPAAMAEAALELLGDAPRRAAMGEGARLRVIEQFTLRQTIDTFRSIYLDLPELDRAARLSRIPATAGPRTPVPAPITPVPAAGALAG, from the coding sequence ATGAAGCGAAGGATCCGCACCGCCGTGTTATCGGTGGGCGCGCTCATCGCCACTCTCGGCCTGCCGGCCGGCACGGCACACGCCGACACCACCACGCCCCGCGTCGACCTGCGGGTACTCGTCGTCACCGACGGCGGTCCCGCCGTCCAGGCCATCACGGCGGAACTGGACTCGACGGGGACGCCGTACACGCGGATCGACCTCACCCGGCCGGACCGGCCCACCATCGACCCGGCCTTCCTCGCCGACACCGTCGACGGCCGACCGCGCGCCAAGTACCAGGCCGTGGTCCTGCCCAACGACAACCCGTTCGCGGCCGGTTCCGCCGAGATGTCGGCCCTGACGGCCTACGAGCAGGCGTACGCGATCCCGCAGGTCGACGCCTACACCTACGCGCGTCCCCAGGTCGGGCTCCAGTACTTCGTCCCCGGCGGGTACGCCGGCAGCGTCGACGGCGTGCGGGCCGCGGTCACCCCCGCGGGCCGCTCCGGTCCGTTCGGCTACCTCGAAGGAGCCGTGCCCTTCGAGGACAACTCGCCTCTCGTGGGCGAGAGTTACGCCTACCTCGCGCAGCCGGCGCCCGGCGCGGACTTCACCCCGTACGTCGACGCGCCCATCCCGGGTACCTCCCGGCGCGGGTCACTGGTCGGCGAGTACCGCCACGACGGCCGGCGCGAACTCGTCGTGACCTTCGTCTACAACCGCTACCAGCAGCAGTACCGGCTGCTGGCCCGCGGCATCGTGGAGTGGATGACCGGCGGCGTGCACCTGGGCGCCTCCCGCCACCACTTCGCCGTCCACGTCGACGACGTGTTCGCCGCCGACGACCGCTGGGACACCCGGCTCAACTGCACGCCCGGCGATGTCGACTGCGCCGCCGGTACGGGCACCCCCGCCCCCATCCGCATGACCGCCGCCGACGCCGAACGCGCCAAGTCCTGGCAGGAGGGCCGCGGTTTCACCCTCGACATGGTCTACAACGGCGCCGGCAGCCTCGACCAGCGCGAGGACCACGGCGGCGTGGACGAACTGGCCGACAGGCTCCACGCCGACCGCGACCGGTTCCGCTGGATCAACCACACCTACACGCACGCCTTCCTCGGCTGCGAACAGGACACCGGCGTCGTGCCCTGGCGGTGCGCCACCCACGCCGACGGCGCCACCAAGTGGGTCGGTCGGACCGCCATCGACGACGAGATCATCCTCAACCGCGTCTGGGGCCAGAGCTTCGGCCTGCCCCTGCACGACGACGAGCTGGTCACCGGCGAGCACTCGGGCATGGCGGTCCTGCCGCAACAGCCCCAGGACAACCCCAACCTGGCCCTCTCCCTGACCGGCAACGGCATCAAGTGGCTGGCCGCCGACAGCTCCCGGGACCCCGAACAGCGCCAGGTCGGCTCCGCGTCCACCGTCGCCCGCTACCCGGTCAACGTGTACTACAACGTCGGCAAGGCCACCGAGGCCGTCGACGAGTACAACTGGATCTACACCAGCCGCGCGCAGGGCGGCAGCGGCATCTGCGAGGACCACGCGGACACCACGACCTGCCTGCCCGCACCCCTCGACACCGCCACCGGGTACGCCGCCCACATCGTCCCGTCGGAGATCCGCACCGCGCTCGGACACGTCCTCGCGGGCGACCCGAAGCCGCACTTCATCCACCAGTCCAACCTGGCCGAGGAACGCCTCGCCTACCCGGTGCTGAACGGCGTCATCGACGGCTACCACGCCCTGTTCGCCGCCGACACGCCCCTGGTCAACCAGCGGATGAAGGACACCGGCGTCGAACTCCAGCGCCGCGCCGCCTGGAAGGCCGCCCTCCAGGCCGGCCGGGTCACGGCCTACCGCATCGGCGACACCGTGACCGTCACCGCCCCGAGCGGCCTCGACATCACCGCGACCCTGCCCACCGGCACCCGGCTCGGCGACGCCGCCGGCGCGACCTACGGCAGCCCGTACGCGGGCAAGGTCTCGGGCTGGACCACGGCGGCCGGTACGCCGCTCACCCTCGCCCTGCCGGCCTCGGCGCCCGCGGCCCGGCCGCCGTGGTCGCGGCGCGCCCGGCGCCGGCCGGCGTGCCCGCCCCGAGCACCCGCGTCCCCGCGGCCGTACGCGAGCACGCCACGGTCACCGCCCGGCGCTGAAACGGCGTACGCCCGGTCCCGGCCCCGCCCGCACGCGGCCGGGGCCGGCCCGACCATCCCCACCCACCGGCCGTGGAGCACACCCATGTACGTTCACCACGGCGCGCGACGCCCCGGCGCGACGCGCGTCACCCTGCTCACCGAAGGCACCTACCCCCACAGCCACGGCGGTGTCAGCGTCTGGTGCGACCAACTCGTCCAGGGCATGCCCGACATCGACTTCGACGTCGTCGCGGTCACCGGTACCGGCCGCGAACCCGTGGTGTGGGACCTGCCCGGCCACGTCCTGGGCGTCAGGTCCGTCCCGATGTGGGGCGCCCCGCCCGCCGGCCGCGCCCCCCGGGGACGCGCCCTGCGCCGACTGTCCACCGCCTACGAGCGGTTCCTGACCTCGCTGCTCGACTCGTGCGCCGAGGCCGCGTTCGCGCCCGCCCTCTACACGATGGCCCACGCCGCGGCCGACGGCGCCCTCAGCCCGTTCCTGCGCGGCGATCGCGGCGTCGCGATCCTCGCGTCGGTCTGGAACCGCCCGGGGCTCGCCGTCCGCGAGGCCCGGCCGAGCCTGCGCGACGCGCTCACCGCGACCTCGCTGCTGGAACACGCCCTGCGCCCGCTGTCCGCACCACCGCCGGACCACGGGGTCGCGCACGCGGTCAGCGGAGGCGTCGCCGTCCTGCCCGGACTGGCCGCGCTGGAGCGCCACGACGTCCCGCTGCTGCTCACCGAGCACGGCGTCTACCTGCGGGAACGCTACCTCGGCTACCGCACCGCCCCCTACCGCTGGCCGGTGAAGGCCGTCGTGCTCGGCTTCTTCCGGCTGCTGGCCGAGGAGAGCTACCGCCGGGCCGCCCTGATCACCCCCGGCAACCGCTACAACCGGCTGTGGGAGGAACAGGGCGGCGCCGACCCGCGGTCCATCCGTACGGTCTACAACGGCGTCGACCCCGCCGCGTTCCCGCCCGCCGGGCCCGAACCGGACGTACCGACCCTCAGTTGGGCCGGCCGCGTCGACCCGATCAAGGACCTCGAAACCCTGATCCGGGCCTTCGCCCTGGTCAGGGCGCGGATACCGGAAGCCCGGCTGCGCCTGTTCGGCGGAACGCCGCGCGGCGGGGAGGCGTACCGCGAGCGGTGCGAGGCACTGGCCCGCGAGCTGGGGCACGCGGACGCCGTCACCTTCGAGGGCCGGGTGGACGACATCAAGGACGCCTACGCGGCGGGCAACGTCGTCATGCTCTCCAGCATCAGCGAGGGCTTCCCCTTCACCCTCATCGAGGCCATGTCCTGCGGGCGGGCGACCGTGTCCACCGACGTGGGCGGGGTACGGGAGGCCGTCGGCGAGACGGGTCTCGTGGTCCCGCCGCGCGACCCGGCCGCCATGGCGGAAGCCGCCCTGGAGCTGCTCGGCGACGCGCCGAGGCGCGCGGCGATGGGCGAGGGGGCCCGGCTGCGGGTCATCGAACAGTTCACCCTGCGCCAGACCATCGACACCTTCCGCTCCATCTACCTGGACCTGCCCGAACTCGACCGGGCCGCGCGCCTCTCGCGGATCCCGGCGACGGCCGGTCCGCGTACGCCGGTCCCCGCGCCGATCACACCGGTGCCCGCGGCCGGGGCGCTGGCCGGATGA
- a CDS encoding hydrolase produces MFDITQVHAAPSTDLLTPDNSVMVFVDHQPQMFFGTGSGDRAAIINSTIGLAKAARAFDVPAVLTTVAAESFSGPLLPQLAAVFPDQKPIDRTSMNAWEDEALVEAVRATGRKKIILSGLWTEVCLVLPALSALEQGYEVYVVSDASGGVSPAAHEHALQRMLAAGAVPVTWVQVLLELQRDWARTETYGAVMEIVKEHAGAYGLGVVYAQAVIGAHAAG; encoded by the coding sequence GTGTTCGACATCACCCAGGTGCACGCCGCCCCGAGCACCGACCTGCTGACTCCCGACAACTCGGTCATGGTCTTCGTCGACCACCAGCCGCAGATGTTCTTCGGTACGGGCAGCGGTGACCGCGCCGCGATCATCAACAGCACGATCGGTCTCGCGAAGGCGGCCCGCGCCTTCGACGTGCCCGCCGTGCTCACCACCGTCGCCGCCGAGTCCTTCTCCGGGCCGCTGCTGCCGCAGTTGGCCGCCGTGTTCCCCGACCAGAAGCCGATCGACCGCACCAGCATGAACGCCTGGGAGGACGAGGCGCTGGTCGAGGCGGTCCGGGCCACCGGCCGCAAGAAGATCATCCTTTCGGGCCTGTGGACCGAGGTCTGCCTGGTGCTGCCCGCGCTGTCCGCGCTGGAACAGGGTTACGAGGTCTACGTCGTCAGCGATGCCTCCGGCGGCGTGAGCCCGGCCGCCCACGAGCACGCCCTCCAGCGGATGCTGGCCGCCGGCGCGGTCCCCGTCACCTGGGTGCAGGTCCTGCTGGAGCTCCAGCGCGACTGGGCGCGTACGGAGACGTACGGCGCCGTCATGGAGATAGTCAAGGAGCACGCGGGCGCGTACGGCCTCGGCGTCGTCTACGCGCAGGCGGTCATCGGCGCGCACGCGGCCGGCTGA